In a single window of the Serratia quinivorans genome:
- the rutR_2 gene encoding Rut operon repressor produces MPNNQTAGRARGEQARQQLIAAAIEMFGEYGIQGATTRDIAQRAGHNIAAITYYFNSKEGLYLAVAQWIADFIQQAFRPLAEEIDRFWQLPEAERLPEHYLEHLKRGLLAFSDLMTQPQTLNLSKIMSREQLSPTDAYPLIHQQVVAPLHNKLCRLLAAYTGIDPQSTKIVLHTHALIGEVLSFRVARETVRRQAGWQQIDTAEAEQISEVLAEHIEILVNGLRQRYGAYTL; encoded by the coding sequence ATGCCAAATAATCAGACTGCCGGCCGGGCACGGGGCGAGCAAGCGCGTCAGCAGTTGATCGCCGCCGCCATCGAAATGTTCGGTGAATACGGCATTCAGGGTGCCACCACCCGCGATATTGCCCAGCGTGCCGGGCACAACATCGCCGCCATCACCTACTACTTCAATTCCAAAGAGGGCCTGTATCTGGCCGTCGCCCAGTGGATTGCCGATTTTATCCAGCAGGCGTTTCGCCCGCTGGCCGAAGAGATTGACCGCTTCTGGCAACTCCCGGAAGCCGAACGTCTGCCGGAGCACTACCTCGAACATCTGAAACGCGGCCTGCTGGCGTTCAGCGATCTGATGACTCAACCGCAGACGCTGAACCTGAGCAAAATCATGTCGCGCGAGCAGCTCTCCCCCACCGACGCCTATCCGCTGATCCACCAACAGGTGGTGGCGCCGCTGCATAACAAGCTTTGCCGCCTGCTGGCGGCCTACACCGGCATCGATCCGCAGTCGACCAAAATTGTGCTGCATACCCACGCGCTGATCGGTGAAGTGTTGTCGTTTCGCGTGGCACGGGAAACCGTCCGCCGACAGGCCGGTTGGCAGCAGATCGACACTGCCGAGGCAGAACAAATCAGCGAAGTACTGGCTGAACATATTGAGATTCTGGTTAATGGGCTGCGCCAACGCTATGGCGCGTATACCCTATAG
- the yibH_1 gene encoding Inner membrane protein yibH, which yields MSFTPAKRTLTLALLLLILLAIAFFVRSSLNRHHLRTDDAVVSADYTLVAPKISGYIRSVNVSDNQQVKAGEVLATLDDRDYRVALETAQANLQISQAKLSSIQAQLDQQQANIAQQEAGVSASQATLNYAGQNADRYRRLLKTGTATADEQQKSASVMQTAAAQLKQNQAAVVSARKEVGVLQASRKQAEANIAASQASVDQARLNLSYTQIIAPIAGSVGQRAVRQGAWVSAGTRLLAVVPLQQSYVVANFLETQLANVSAGQPVSITVDALPGVTLRGHVDSIAPATGSTFAAISADNATGNYTKVVQRLPVKILLEPNQPELARLRVGMSVVPELEMR from the coding sequence ATGAGCTTCACCCCTGCAAAACGAACCTTAACCCTGGCGTTGCTGCTGTTAATCCTGCTGGCGATTGCTTTTTTTGTCCGCTCATCGCTCAATCGCCACCATTTGCGTACCGATGATGCGGTCGTGAGCGCCGATTACACGCTGGTGGCCCCCAAGATTTCCGGCTATATCCGCAGCGTCAACGTCAGTGACAACCAGCAGGTAAAAGCCGGTGAAGTGCTGGCCACCCTCGACGATCGGGATTACCGCGTGGCGCTGGAAACGGCACAGGCCAATCTGCAGATTAGCCAGGCCAAATTGTCCAGTATTCAGGCGCAGCTGGATCAACAGCAGGCCAATATTGCCCAGCAGGAAGCCGGCGTCAGCGCCAGCCAGGCCACGCTCAACTACGCCGGGCAGAACGCCGATCGCTATCGCCGGTTGCTGAAAACCGGCACCGCCACCGCTGATGAGCAGCAGAAATCGGCCTCCGTGATGCAGACCGCCGCCGCACAGCTAAAGCAGAATCAGGCGGCGGTGGTTTCGGCACGTAAAGAAGTTGGGGTGTTGCAGGCCAGCCGCAAACAGGCCGAAGCGAATATTGCCGCCTCGCAGGCCAGCGTTGATCAGGCGCGTCTGAATCTTTCCTATACCCAGATTATTGCGCCGATTGCCGGCAGCGTCGGCCAGCGCGCGGTACGCCAGGGTGCCTGGGTCTCCGCCGGTACGCGTCTGCTGGCGGTGGTGCCGCTACAACAGAGCTACGTGGTCGCCAACTTCCTGGAAACCCAGTTAGCCAACGTCTCTGCCGGCCAGCCGGTATCCATCACCGTCGATGCGCTGCCCGGCGTGACGCTGCGCGGCCACGTTGACAGCATCGCCCCGGCCACTGGCTCGACCTTTGCCGCCATCAGCGCCGATAACGCCACCGGCAACTACACCAAAGTGGTGCAACGCCTGCCGGTGAAGATCCTGCTGGAACCCAACCAGCCGGAACTGGCGCGACTGCGCGTTGGCATGTCGGTGGTGCCGGAGCTTGAGATGCGCTGA
- the ybhF_1 gene encoding Uncharacterized ABC transporter ATP-binding protein YbhF, producing MEQVIELEALEKRFPSLAKPAVASLTTRLTSGAVTGLVGPDGAGKTTLLRMLAGLLKPSSGTLRVAGLDPIAQDRQLHAILGYMPQKFGLYEDLTVMENLTLYADLRGVTGDLRKQTFDRLLTFTDLTRFTTRLAGKLSGGMKQKLGLACTLVGQPQVLLLDEPGVGVDPISRRELWRMVHELANDGMLILWSTSYLDEAEQCREVLLLNEGELLFSGAPKDLTQRMAGRTVLIAPPAGSHRALLQRAICLPAVTDGVIQGKYLRLILKQGEDHRQLLQALDLPDAELSEAEPRFEDAFIDLLGGGPNSKSALAEIMPTVEGENTETVIEAQGLTKKFGDFAATGPRGLQSAARRDFRPARPERCRKIHHL from the coding sequence ATGGAACAGGTCATTGAGCTTGAGGCGTTGGAAAAGCGTTTCCCGTCACTGGCAAAACCGGCGGTCGCCAGCCTGACTACCCGGCTGACCAGCGGCGCGGTCACCGGGCTGGTTGGCCCGGACGGTGCCGGTAAAACCACCCTGCTGCGGATGCTGGCCGGGCTGCTCAAACCCAGCAGCGGTACGCTGCGCGTCGCCGGGTTGGATCCGATCGCTCAGGATCGTCAGTTGCATGCCATTCTCGGCTACATGCCGCAAAAGTTTGGTCTGTATGAAGATCTGACGGTGATGGAAAACCTAACGCTGTATGCCGATCTGCGCGGCGTCACCGGCGATCTCCGCAAGCAGACGTTCGATCGCTTGCTGACATTCACCGATCTCACCCGTTTCACCACCCGACTGGCGGGCAAACTTTCCGGCGGCATGAAGCAAAAGCTCGGGCTGGCCTGTACGCTGGTCGGGCAACCGCAGGTGCTGTTGCTCGATGAGCCGGGGGTTGGCGTCGATCCGATCTCGCGTCGCGAGTTATGGCGCATGGTGCATGAACTGGCCAACGACGGCATGTTGATCCTGTGGAGCACCTCTTATCTGGACGAAGCCGAACAGTGCCGCGAAGTGCTGCTGCTTAACGAAGGGGAACTGCTGTTCAGCGGCGCACCGAAAGATCTTACCCAGAGAATGGCCGGGCGCACGGTGCTGATCGCGCCACCGGCCGGTAGCCACCGCGCCCTGCTGCAACGGGCGATCTGCCTGCCGGCGGTCACCGACGGTGTGATCCAGGGGAAATACCTGCGGCTGATCCTCAAGCAAGGCGAAGATCATCGCCAGCTACTGCAGGCATTGGATCTGCCGGATGCTGAACTGAGCGAAGCGGAACCGCGCTTTGAAGATGCGTTTATCGATCTGCTCGGCGGCGGGCCAAACAGTAAATCGGCGCTGGCGGAGATCATGCCAACCGTCGAGGGAGAAAACACGGAAACGGTGATCGAAGCGCAAGGGCTGACCAAGAAATTCGGCGACTTTGCCGCCACCGGACCACGTGGACTTCAAAGTGCAGCGCGGCGAGATTTTCGGCCTGCTCGGCCCGAACGGTGCCGGAAAATCCACCACCTTTAA
- the rhlE gene encoding ATP-dependent RNA helicase rhlE: protein MSFETLGLSAEILRAVEEQGYREPTPIQRQAIPVVLEGRDLMASAQTGTGKTAGFTLPLLQLLSKHDHAVKGRRPVRALILTPTRELAAQIGENVESYSKYLRLRSLVVFGGVSINPQMMKLRGGVDVLVATPGRLLDLEHQRAVDLSKIEILVLDEADRMLDMGFIHDIRRVLAKLPAKRQNLLFSATFSDDIKGLANKLLHNPASVEVARRNTASEQIEQSVHFVDKKRKRELLSQMIGEGDWKQVLVFNRTKHGANHLAEQLNKDGITAAAIHGNKSQGARTRALADFKDGKIRVLVATDIAARGLDIDQLPHVVNYELPNVPEDYVHRIGRTGRAERTGEAISLVCVDEHKLLRDIERLLKREIPRIALPGYEPDPSIKAEPIINGRQAGGRGAPRGNGGGQRSGNGGGQRSGNGGGNGGQRENRGGGSARQQGDGKPRSGAPRRPRSRPAE, encoded by the coding sequence ATGTCATTTGAAACCCTCGGCTTAAGTGCTGAAATTCTGCGCGCTGTTGAAGAACAGGGCTATCGCGAACCTACGCCAATTCAGCGCCAGGCTATTCCTGTCGTATTGGAAGGTCGTGACCTGATGGCCAGCGCCCAGACCGGTACCGGTAAAACAGCTGGCTTTACCCTGCCGCTACTACAGCTGCTGAGTAAGCATGACCATGCGGTCAAAGGTCGCCGTCCGGTACGTGCGTTGATCCTGACGCCTACCCGTGAACTGGCTGCGCAGATCGGCGAAAACGTCGAATCCTACAGCAAATACCTGCGCCTGCGTTCGCTGGTGGTATTTGGTGGCGTGAGCATCAACCCGCAGATGATGAAACTGCGCGGCGGCGTCGACGTGCTGGTGGCAACACCGGGTCGCCTGCTGGATCTGGAACACCAGCGCGCGGTTGACCTGTCCAAAATTGAAATTCTGGTGCTGGACGAAGCAGACCGCATGCTGGATATGGGCTTTATCCATGATATCCGCCGCGTGCTGGCCAAACTGCCTGCCAAGCGTCAGAACCTGCTGTTCTCTGCAACCTTCTCCGACGACATCAAAGGGCTGGCCAACAAACTGTTGCACAACCCGGCATCGGTTGAAGTGGCGCGCCGCAACACCGCGTCCGAGCAGATTGAGCAAAGCGTGCACTTCGTTGACAAGAAGCGTAAGCGGGAACTGTTGTCCCAGATGATCGGCGAAGGTGACTGGAAGCAAGTCTTGGTGTTCAACCGCACCAAACACGGCGCCAACCACCTGGCTGAACAGCTGAACAAAGACGGCATCACTGCCGCAGCGATCCACGGCAACAAAAGCCAGGGCGCGCGTACCCGCGCATTGGCCGATTTTAAAGACGGCAAAATTCGCGTATTGGTAGCTACCGACATCGCGGCACGCGGTCTGGACATCGACCAGTTGCCACACGTGGTGAACTACGAGTTGCCTAACGTGCCGGAAGACTACGTGCATCGCATCGGCCGTACCGGTCGTGCTGAACGTACCGGTGAGGCGATCTCGCTGGTGTGTGTGGATGAACACAAATTGCTGCGCGATATCGAACGCCTGCTCAAACGTGAGATCCCGCGTATTGCTCTGCCAGGCTATGAGCCGGATCCGAGCATCAAGGCCGAGCCGATCATCAACGGTCGTCAGGCTGGCGGGCGCGGTGCGCCACGCGGCAACGGCGGTGGTCAACGCTCCGGTAACGGTGGCGGCCAGCGCAGTGGCAACGGTGGCGGCAATGGCGGTCAGCGTGAAAACCGCGGTGGCGGCAGTGCTCGTCAGCAGGGTGATGGCAAGCCGCGTTCAGGTGCTCCGCGCCGTCCGCGCAGCCGCCCGGCTGAGTAA
- the macA_3 gene encoding Macrolide-specific efflux protein macA precursor: MNKKRSAFLVAVVVLIAAAVYGVWYYQQHQDKPLTLYGNVDIRTVNLGFRVDGRLASLTVDEGDTLQPGQLLGKLDDAPYINALQQAQANVGSAKAKLALLMAGYRAEEIAQVRSEMAQRLSAFSYADSFLKRQQGLWAKNATSADALEDARTSRNQAQANLQASKDKLAQYLSGNRPQEIEEAKANLAQSEAALAQAQLNLHDTTLVSPSAGTVLTRAVEPGTMLGAGGTVFTLSLTRPVWVRAYVNETSLSKATPGTELEIYTDGRPDKPYHGKIGFVSPTAEFTPKSVETPDLRTDLVYRLRVIVTDADDALRQGMPVTVRFAQP; the protein is encoded by the coding sequence ATGAATAAAAAACGCAGTGCCTTTTTGGTGGCGGTTGTTGTGCTGATCGCCGCGGCCGTTTACGGGGTCTGGTATTACCAACAGCATCAGGATAAACCGCTGACGCTGTACGGTAACGTGGATATTCGCACGGTGAATTTGGGCTTCCGCGTCGATGGCCGTCTGGCGTCGCTGACGGTGGATGAAGGCGATACCCTGCAACCGGGGCAATTACTCGGCAAACTGGACGACGCGCCCTACATCAACGCGCTACAGCAGGCGCAGGCTAACGTCGGCAGTGCCAAAGCCAAGTTGGCGCTGCTGATGGCCGGTTACCGCGCCGAAGAAATAGCCCAGGTACGTTCGGAAATGGCGCAGCGCCTGTCCGCCTTTAGCTATGCCGATAGCTTCCTGAAGCGCCAGCAGGGCCTGTGGGCGAAAAATGCCACCTCAGCCGACGCACTGGAAGATGCCCGCACCTCACGCAATCAGGCGCAGGCCAACCTGCAGGCGTCGAAAGACAAGCTGGCGCAATACCTGAGCGGTAATCGTCCGCAAGAAATAGAAGAGGCCAAAGCCAATCTGGCGCAAAGCGAGGCCGCACTGGCTCAGGCCCAGCTTAACCTGCACGACACCACTTTAGTTTCCCCGTCCGCCGGCACGGTGCTGACGCGTGCGGTCGAGCCGGGCACCATGCTCGGTGCCGGTGGCACGGTGTTCACTTTGTCGCTGACCCGTCCGGTGTGGGTGCGTGCCTATGTGAATGAAACCAGTCTGAGTAAAGCGACACCCGGTACCGAACTGGAAATCTACACCGACGGCCGGCCAGACAAGCCGTATCACGGCAAAATCGGCTTTGTCTCACCGACCGCCGAATTCACGCCGAAGAGCGTCGAAACCCCGGACCTGCGTACCGACCTGGTGTACCGCCTGCGGGTGATTGTCACCGACGCCGATGACGCGCTGCGCCAGGGGATGCCGGTCACCGTTCGCTTTGCCCAACCTTGA
- the ybhS_1 gene encoding Inner membrane transport permease ybhS — protein MNSQTATRDDSGFSWRRLRALCLKETRQIMRDPSSGLIAFVIPLMLLLIFGYGINLDSSKLRLGILMEQQSEEARDLANAFAGSPYIEPTISDNRQQLIQLMQAGRIRGLVVIPNDFAQRMARPHDSAPIQIITDGSEPNTANFVQGYTQGVWQVWQQQRATDRGREEKPLIDVQMRYWFNPAAISRHYIIPGAITIIMTVIGAILTSLVIAREWERGTMEALLSTQVTRTELLLSKLVPYYFLGMIAMVLCMAVSVWVLGVPYRGSLLILFVISSLFLASTLGMGLLISTITRNQFNAAMVALNAAFLPSIMLSGFIFQIDSMPAIVRAVTYIIPARYFVSTLQTLFLAGNVGTVLMINLLFLIASAVVFIGLTAWKTQRRLD, from the coding sequence ATGAACAGTCAAACCGCCACCCGCGACGACAGTGGTTTTTCCTGGCGACGGCTGCGCGCGCTGTGCCTGAAAGAAACGCGGCAAATCATGCGCGACCCAAGCAGCGGGCTGATCGCCTTTGTCATTCCCCTGATGCTGCTGCTTATCTTTGGCTATGGCATCAACCTGGACTCCAGCAAACTGAGGCTGGGCATCCTGATGGAACAGCAGAGCGAAGAGGCGCGTGATTTGGCCAATGCCTTTGCCGGTTCGCCCTATATCGAGCCAACCATCAGCGACAACCGTCAGCAGTTGATCCAACTGATGCAGGCCGGACGCATCCGCGGGCTGGTGGTGATCCCCAACGATTTTGCCCAACGTATGGCGCGGCCGCACGACAGCGCACCGATTCAAATTATCACCGACGGCAGCGAGCCGAACACCGCCAACTTTGTTCAGGGCTATACCCAGGGGGTGTGGCAAGTCTGGCAACAGCAACGCGCCACCGACCGCGGGCGCGAGGAAAAACCCTTAATCGACGTGCAAATGCGCTATTGGTTCAACCCGGCGGCCATCAGCCGGCACTACATCATTCCCGGCGCTATCACCATTATCATGACGGTGATCGGCGCTATCCTCACCTCATTGGTGATTGCCCGCGAGTGGGAGCGCGGCACCATGGAGGCGTTACTTTCCACCCAGGTGACGCGTACTGAGCTGCTGCTGTCCAAACTGGTGCCCTACTATTTCCTCGGCATGATCGCCATGGTGTTATGCATGGCGGTATCGGTGTGGGTGCTCGGCGTGCCCTATCGCGGTTCGCTGCTGATTTTATTCGTTATCAGCAGCCTGTTCCTGGCCAGTACGCTCGGCATGGGGCTGCTGATTTCGACCATTACCCGCAACCAGTTTAACGCAGCGATGGTGGCGCTGAACGCCGCTTTTCTGCCGTCGATCATGCTGTCCGGCTTTATCTTCCAGATCGACAGCATGCCGGCCATCGTACGCGCCGTAACCTATATCATTCCGGCGCGTTATTTCGTCAGCACGCTGCAAACGCTGTTCCTGGCGGGCAACGTCGGTACGGTGCTGATGATTAACCTGCTGTTCCTGATCGCTTCGGCGGTGGTGTTTATCGGCCTGACGGCCTGGAAAACCCAGCGGCGGCTGGATTAA
- the ybhF_2 gene encoding Uncharacterized ABC transporter ATP-binding protein YbhF yields the protein MMCGLLVPTEGKALVLGMDLKTSSGKARQHLGYMAQKFSLYGNLTVAQNLKFFSGVYGLSGKAQRDKISEMSNAFNFGPILNQTPDSLPLGFKQRLALACALMHEPDILFLDEPTSGVDPLTRREFWLHINGMVDKGVTVMVTTHFMDEAEYCDRIGLVYRGKIIAAGTPDDLKHQVASSDNPNPSMEQAFIELVQGYDQEEKA from the coding sequence ATGATGTGCGGGTTGCTGGTGCCCACCGAAGGCAAGGCGCTGGTGCTGGGTATGGATTTGAAAACCAGCTCCGGCAAGGCACGCCAGCATTTGGGTTATATGGCGCAGAAATTCTCGCTGTACGGCAACCTGACGGTGGCGCAAAACCTCAAGTTTTTCTCCGGCGTTTATGGCCTGAGCGGCAAGGCACAGCGCGATAAAATCAGCGAGATGTCCAACGCCTTCAACTTTGGCCCGATCCTCAACCAGACGCCGGACTCGCTGCCACTGGGCTTCAAACAGCGGCTGGCGCTGGCCTGCGCACTGATGCACGAGCCGGATATTCTGTTTCTCGACGAACCGACCTCGGGCGTCGATCCCCTGACCCGGCGCGAATTCTGGCTGCATATCAACGGCATGGTGGATAAAGGCGTGACGGTAATGGTCACCACCCACTTTATGGACGAGGCGGAATACTGCGACCGTATCGGGCTGGTGTATCGCGGCAAGATCATCGCCGCCGGCACGCCGGACGATCTCAAGCACCAGGTCGCCAGCAGCGATAACCCCAATCCATCAATGGAACAGGCGTTTATCGAACTGGTGCAGGGTTACGATCAGGAGGAAAAAGCATGA